The Styela clava chromosome 2, kaStyClav1.hap1.2, whole genome shotgun sequence genome contains a region encoding:
- the LOC120335320 gene encoding bone morphogenetic protein 10-like, with the protein MKKLSPLCLYFSFAIVNSFVLENDVVNLNMNDNEGHNDSETNQDLLHQLPVSSGGSNHLKKRSVDFDNYFDEDVDNPFQNSMPRHMAVGVRPPVEFDSFFGENPKSRSKPLVSPVISSSNENVVVPQFMLDLFNRFDQDKSMQPTSNIIRSFPNKATMKHQLMFNSQVSDCDRNPHGQVCVTKRLLLFNISSIPLHEQITQAELRFHLVLKQFRWPAIGVDIKIEIIEVNCHNLKSNTWREDSNRFCKQDELDIQNANRRVIDTRQQTVRRDGWETFEITGAMQSWIRRKKLHQLEVHITMMDTTDGIIDIDPDPASPREPLLVVFSDDTSRNRHLEHRDEMREMLAHQTDKSLPVTPVDFYEFGTVDYKRKRRSIIDRDIDIEVGGIKVPVKLRDPEDAAPLASKRREKRSTSHGPHCHKADMYVNFHEIGFDWITKPTGYKAYKCIGTCELPLTGDTTKHATIQAAAHLRFPSLHKSPCCVPTKLEPISLLYYVEPGVIEYKYQYGGMRVSECGCR; encoded by the exons ATGAAGAAGCTATCACCATTGTGTTTATACTTTTCGTTTGCAATTGTCAATTCTTTTGTGTTGGAAAATGACGTAGTAAATCTCAACATGAATGATAACGAAGGACACAATGATTCGGAGACAAATCAAGACCTTCTTCATCAATTGCCAGTTTCCTCTGGAGGAAGTAATCACCTAAAAAAGAGATCCGTTGATTTTGACAATTATTTCGACGAAGATGTTGATAATCCGTTTCAAAATTCTATGCCTCGGCATATGGCAGTGGGAGTTCGGCCTCCTGTTGAATTTGATTCGTTCTTCGGAGAAAATCCCAAGTCCCGATCAAAACCTTTAGTTTCGCCAGTAATATCATCATCAAATGAAAACGTTGTGGTTCCGCAATTCATGCTGGATCTTTTCAATCGCTTTGACCAAGACAAATCAATGCAACCAACATCTAACATCATTCGCAGTTTTCCAAATAAAG CAACAATGAAACATCAGTTGATGTTCAATTCACAAGTTTCTGATTGTGACAGAAATCCACATGGACAAGTTTGTGTGACAAAGCGTCTCCTACTGTTTAATATTTCGTCAATTCCGTTGCATGAACAAATTACCCAGGCCGAATTGCGATTTCATTTAGTTTTGAAACAGTTTAG GTGGCCTGCAATTGGCGTCGATATAAAAATCGAAATCATTGAAGTCAATTGTCATAACTTAAAATCAAATACGTGGAGAGAAGATTCTAATCGATTCTGCAAACAAGACGAGCTGGACATTCAAAACGCAAACAGAAG AGTGATTGATACACGTCAACAAACAGTTCGAAGGGATGGGTGGGAAACTTTCGAAATAACTGGAGCAATGCAGAGTTGGATTCGCAGGAAGAAACTACATCAACTTGAAGTTCACATTACAATGATGGATACTACTGATGGCATT ATTGATATTGATCCCGATCCAGCATCTCCGCGAGAACCTCTGCTTGTTGTTTTCTCCGATGATACAAGTAGAAATAGACATCTTGAACATAGGGACGAAATGCGTGAAATGTTGGCGCATCAGACTGACAAGTCACTGCCTGTTACACCAGTCGATTTTTACGAATTTGGGACAGTTGATTATAAACGTAAGAGGCGTTCAATCATAGATCGAGATATCGATATTGAAGTTGGAGGAATAAAAGTTCCAGTGAAACTTAGAGATCCAGAAGATGCAGCACCATTAGCATCCAAACGCAGAGAAAAACGCTCAACAAGTCATGGTCCACACTGTCACAAGGCGGATATGTATGTGAATTTCCATGAAATAGGTTTTGATTGGATTACGAAACCAACTGGATACAAAGCATACAAATGTATAGGCACATGTGAATTACCATTGACCGGTGATACGACAAAACACGCAACTATTCAAGCGGCAGCGCACTTGCGATTTCCATCCCTGCATAAAAGTCCATGCTGCGTTCCAACGAAGCTAGAACCAATATCATTATTATACTATGTTGAACCAGGAGTGATAGAATACAAATATCAATATGGCGGAATGAGAGTATCGGAATGCGGATGTCGGTAG